In the Candidatus Hinthialibacter antarcticus genome, one interval contains:
- a CDS encoding NAD(P)/FAD-dependent oxidoreductase, which translates to MPKHHVVIIGGGFGGLYAAKAFKNHRDVQVTLIDRRNFHLFQPLLYQVATGGLSPGDIASPLRAVLKNHKNVKTLMGEVIDIDVERREVVLRDDVVPYDTLIVATGVTHSYFGNNDWAEIAPGLKTIEDAIEMRRKIFLAFEGAERQDDLEETRAWMNFVIVGGGPTGVELAGALAELSNHTLRHDFRSIDASKANIYLVEGADRILPPYHENLSEDAEYHLRQLGVDVKTSTFVTNIDGDRVTMKHNGREETLRAKTVLWAAGVQASPLGRILADRATASLDRIGRVMVDEHLAIPNHPEIMVIGDLAHCIGKDEKPLPGIAPVAMQQGAFAAKHIEMKRQNRAFKPFEYFDKGNMAVIGRNAAVADIHGVHVKGLLAWLMWLFVHILYLVEYDNRLLVATQWAWNYFTRNRGARLITHQENLDLKKKPQRKNEYHFSE; encoded by the coding sequence ATGCCTAAACATCATGTCGTAATAATTGGCGGCGGCTTTGGCGGGCTGTATGCCGCGAAAGCCTTCAAAAACCACCGCGACGTTCAAGTGACGCTGATCGACCGCAGAAATTTCCATCTGTTTCAGCCGCTGCTTTACCAAGTCGCGACGGGCGGCCTCTCTCCGGGCGACATCGCCTCGCCGCTGCGGGCGGTGCTCAAGAACCACAAAAACGTCAAAACCCTGATGGGAGAGGTCATCGACATTGACGTTGAACGCCGCGAAGTGGTGCTGCGCGACGACGTGGTACCCTATGACACCCTGATCGTCGCGACCGGCGTCACACACTCGTACTTCGGCAATAACGATTGGGCTGAAATCGCGCCAGGCCTCAAAACCATCGAAGACGCCATCGAGATGCGCCGCAAAATTTTTCTCGCCTTTGAAGGCGCCGAGCGTCAGGACGATCTCGAGGAGACCCGCGCCTGGATGAATTTCGTTATCGTCGGCGGCGGCCCCACCGGGGTTGAGTTGGCGGGCGCACTAGCGGAACTCTCGAACCACACGCTGCGCCATGATTTTCGCTCAATCGACGCCAGCAAGGCGAACATCTATCTCGTCGAAGGCGCCGACCGCATTCTGCCGCCCTATCACGAAAATTTATCGGAAGACGCCGAATATCATTTGCGGCAGCTGGGCGTTGACGTAAAAACCAGCACCTTCGTCACCAACATCGACGGCGACCGCGTCACCATGAAACACAACGGACGAGAAGAAACCCTGCGCGCCAAGACCGTCCTGTGGGCGGCGGGCGTACAAGCGTCGCCGTTGGGGCGCATTCTCGCCGACCGCGCCACCGCATCGCTCGACCGCATCGGGCGCGTGATGGTCGATGAACATCTCGCCATCCCCAACCACCCCGAGATCATGGTCATCGGCGACCTGGCGCATTGCATCGGCAAAGACGAAAAGCCGCTGCCCGGCATCGCGCCCGTCGCCATGCAGCAGGGCGCCTTTGCGGCCAAGCATATTGAAATGAAGAGGCAAAACCGCGCGTTCAAACCCTTCGAGTATTTCGACAAAGGCAACATGGCGGTCATTGGCCGCAACGCCGCCGTCGCCGACATCCACGGCGTACACGTCAAAGGCCTGCTGGCGTGGTTGATGTGGTTGTTCGTCCACATTTTATATCTGGTTGAATATGACAACCGCCTGTTGGTCGCGACCCAATGGGCGTGGAACTATTTCACCCGAAACCGGGGCGCGCGCCTGATCACGCACCAGGAAAATTTAGACCTCAAGAAAAAACCTCAGCGCAAAAATGAATATCACTTTTCAGAGTAG